From Rhineura floridana isolate rRhiFlo1 chromosome 5, rRhiFlo1.hap2, whole genome shotgun sequence, a single genomic window includes:
- the FNDC9 gene encoding fibronectin type III domain-containing protein 9, translating to MGITVQNITGSTALVTWPKMASCTDSFYSIMYNPNWDKMSKYTRKHFQKERVPASRSSFVIENLIPLTTYILCVTCQSANPSSDQCRIFNTLEQDPASTSNKKKDLAVGIWLTSTVLLLIIVGILVYGCLHIWWRKRRESSGRQSITPEDKGEVWAKNESCSSEDFNKQTQPVQGVEIKIADGVQLATIITNPLTSKKPTMLSSKSQDFVPMSVS from the coding sequence ATGGGAATAACAGTACAAAATATAACAGGAAGTACAGCCCTGGTGACCTGGCCCAAAATGGCAAGTTGTACTGACAGCTTTTACAGTATCATGTACAATCCAAACTGGGACAAAATGTCGAAATATACCAGAAAACATTTTCAGAAAGAGAGAGTGCCAGCTAGTCGTTCTTCATTTGTCATTGAGAATCTGATCCCACTAACAACTTACATTCTGTGTGTAACATGCCAGTCAGCAAACCCATCCAGTGACCAATGCAGAATTTTTAACACCCTTGAACAAGATCCAGCATCCACAAGCAACAAGAAGAAAGATCTGGCAGTGGGTATATGGCTAACCAGCACGGTTTTGCTTCTTATAATTGTTGGTATCCTTGTCTATGGCTGCTTGCATATATGGTGGCGCAAAAGAAGAGAGAGTTCAGGGAGACAAAGCATTACACCAGAAGATAAGGGAGAGGTATGGGCAAAAAATGAATCATGTAGTTCAGAAGACTTCAACAAGCAGACACAGCCTGTCCAAGGAGTTGAAATTAAAATTGCAGATGGTGTCCAACTGGCCACCATAATTACAAATCCCTTAACATCTAAGAAGCCCACCATGCTGAGTTCCAAAAGTCAGGATTTTGTGCCTATGTCTGTAAGTTAA